In the genome of Candidatus Hydrogenedentota bacterium, one region contains:
- the aroQ gene encoding type II 3-dehydroquinate dehydratase: protein MNVLVVHGPNLNLLGSREPEVYGRVTLDAINAMLEAEGRKLGVEVRAFQSNIEGELVNAIQDARGWADAIIINPAAYTHTSVALRDAIAAVGIPAIEVHLSNVNAREAFRHHSYIAPVAAGTICGFGAEGYRLALIAATTLAKR from the coding sequence ATGAATGTATTGGTGGTGCACGGACCGAATCTGAACCTGTTGGGATCGCGCGAGCCGGAAGTCTACGGGCGCGTGACGCTTGACGCGATCAACGCCATGCTCGAGGCGGAAGGCCGAAAACTCGGCGTCGAAGTGCGCGCGTTTCAATCCAACATCGAAGGTGAACTCGTGAACGCCATACAGGATGCGCGCGGGTGGGCCGATGCAATCATCATCAATCCCGCCGCCTACACCCACACAAGCGTTGCCCTTCGAGACGCCATCGCCGCCGTTGGCATTCCCGCCATCGAGGTCCATCTTTCCAACGTCAACGCGCGCGAGGCCTTCCGGCATCACTCGTACATCGCGCCCGTTGCCGCCGGCACAATCTGCGGATTCGGCGCCGAGGGATACCGTCTCGCCCTGATTGCCGCCACGACGCTGGCCAAACGCTGA
- the ndk gene encoding nucleoside-diphosphate kinase, which translates to MFERTFVMIKPDGVGRRLCGDIIRRYESKGLRLAGLKMRILTREDAERLYAAHADRPFFAGLIDFMISGPTIQMVWEGPNAVKMARSINGATDCQEAAPGTIRGDYGVNTRKNLVHASDSVETARREMALYFTDSELWNYSMPDGHWLAEL; encoded by the coding sequence GTGTTTGAACGGACCTTTGTGATGATCAAGCCGGACGGCGTGGGCCGCCGGTTGTGCGGAGACATCATCCGCCGCTACGAATCCAAAGGGTTGCGTTTGGCCGGATTGAAAATGCGGATTTTGACCCGCGAGGACGCGGAACGGCTTTACGCCGCGCACGCGGATCGCCCTTTTTTTGCGGGGTTGATCGATTTTATGATTTCCGGTCCGACTATCCAGATGGTCTGGGAAGGCCCGAACGCCGTGAAGATGGCGCGATCCATCAATGGCGCCACCGATTGCCAAGAGGCGGCTCCCGGCACCATCCGGGGCGATTACGGCGTCAACACGCGCAAGAATCTCGTGCATGCATCGGACTCGGTCGAGACCGCGCGGCGCGAAATGGCATTGTATTTTACGGACAGCGAATTGTGGAATTATTCGATGCCCGATGGACACTGGCTGGCCGAGCTCTAA
- a CDS encoding adenylosuccinate synthase, whose translation MPTNVVVGMQWGDEGKGKVVDYLTRYADMVVRHQGGNNAGHTVVVAGKQTILHLIPSGILHGGKVCLIGNGTVVDPAVLIEELDALAATGHHVEGRLYVSLSAHVIMPYHKTLDKCQESLRGKNRIGTTGRGIGPAYADKADRFGIRIGDLLDAKLFEAKLAAMLEYKNRILTRVFDAEPLAFESVRDEYLGYAERIRPFGADTVAMLHEAIAAGKRIVCEGAQGTMLDIDHGTFPFVTSSSTVAAGACSGAGIGATDIQRVIGIVKAYTTRVGAGPMVTELTDSVGDYLRERGSEYGATTGRPRRCGWLDVVQLRRAARLNGATHFVVTKPDVLGGLETVKICTAYEIDGQTTGEFPSQTAVLERVRPVFEELPGWAEDISLCTRWEELPANAQAYFTRMEQLVGVPIAAISVGPGREQTIERFDPLA comes from the coding sequence ATGCCAACGAATGTCGTAGTGGGAATGCAGTGGGGCGACGAGGGCAAGGGCAAGGTCGTTGACTACCTGACCCGGTACGCCGACATGGTGGTGCGCCATCAAGGCGGCAACAATGCCGGGCATACGGTTGTCGTCGCCGGCAAGCAGACCATTCTGCACCTGATTCCCAGCGGTATCCTGCACGGCGGAAAAGTGTGCCTGATCGGCAACGGCACGGTGGTCGATCCCGCCGTGCTGATTGAGGAACTCGACGCGTTGGCCGCAACGGGGCACCACGTCGAGGGGCGTCTTTACGTCTCCCTGTCCGCGCATGTCATCATGCCGTACCACAAGACGCTCGACAAGTGCCAGGAATCGCTCCGGGGCAAGAATCGCATCGGAACCACCGGACGCGGTATCGGCCCTGCCTACGCGGACAAGGCCGACCGGTTCGGCATCCGCATCGGCGATCTGCTCGATGCCAAACTCTTCGAGGCGAAACTCGCCGCCATGCTCGAATACAAAAACCGCATTCTCACCCGTGTGTTCGACGCCGAACCGCTTGCGTTCGAATCCGTCCGCGACGAATACCTCGGTTACGCGGAACGGATCCGGCCCTTTGGGGCCGATACCGTCGCCATGCTCCATGAAGCCATCGCCGCAGGGAAGCGCATCGTTTGCGAAGGCGCGCAGGGCACGATGCTCGACATAGACCATGGCACTTTCCCCTTCGTGACCAGTTCCTCGACCGTCGCCGCGGGCGCCTGTTCCGGCGCGGGCATCGGCGCCACCGACATCCAGCGCGTCATCGGCATCGTCAAGGCCTACACGACGCGCGTCGGTGCGGGCCCAATGGTGACCGAACTGACCGACTCCGTCGGAGATTACCTCCGGGAACGCGGTTCCGAATACGGCGCGACCACGGGGCGTCCCCGCCGTTGCGGCTGGCTCGACGTGGTCCAACTGCGGCGCGCCGCCCGATTGAACGGCGCCACGCACTTTGTCGTGACAAAGCCGGACGTTCTCGGCGGACTCGAAACCGTCAAGATATGCACCGCGTACGAGATAGACGGACAAACGACCGGCGAGTTCCCGTCGCAAACCGCCGTGCTCGAACGCGTGCGGCCCGTTTTCGAAGAACTGCCGGGCTGGGCCGAGGACATCTCGCTCTGCACACGCTGGGAGGAACTCCCCGCCAATGCCCAAGCCTATTTCACCCGCATGGAACAACTCGTCGGCGTGCCCATCGCCGCCATCAGCGTCGGCCCCGGCCGCGAGCAGACCATCGAACGCTTCGATCCGCTGGCATAG
- a CDS encoding diacylglycerol kinase family protein, with product MDLRRLAPAERLRSLGYALRGIAHVFHTQPNAWIMAMAAAVVFMAGIFFHVDRIEWALLASAVFLVLVAETINTAIEHLTDLASPERHPLAGHAKDAAAGAVLLAVIFSVLIAAIVFGTRFAGIVRHLL from the coding sequence ATGGATCTTCGCCGGCTTGCGCCCGCCGAACGATTGAGAAGCCTCGGCTATGCGCTTCGCGGGATCGCACATGTTTTTCATACCCAGCCGAACGCATGGATCATGGCAATGGCCGCCGCCGTCGTTTTCATGGCGGGCATCTTTTTCCACGTGGACCGTATCGAATGGGCGCTGCTCGCGTCGGCGGTCTTTCTGGTGCTTGTCGCCGAAACGATCAACACCGCCATCGAACATCTGACCGACCTTGCCTCGCCCGAACGCCATCCCCTGGCCGGCCACGCCAAAGACGCCGCCGCCGGGGCTGTTTTGCTCGCCGTGATTTTTTCCGTTTTGATCGCGGCGATCGTATTCGGAACCCGGTTTGCAGGGATCGTCCGGCATTTGTTATAG
- a CDS encoding extracellular solute-binding protein encodes MATGREQYSSWFPLCAVLLLLAGCFSAPPPLPPHEALARTAQRIQQILDEERKLLSDPVRFPESAANPHETAFWYCSHPLISHALLAHPERVAAFRSAHPACKFDLQYIGDWSVAIQKLTVAIAAGDVPDVALVKRGWFARLADSGWAAPLDDLLPRELIDDFRPVAIDSLKRNGRLYALPADGFCSVLFYNKEKLGPPCPPSTPGHQPPPITPSTWNDLRQRARELSKPGEDPQKTVYALGHLPYLETIWSAGGDICDETRCLLDSEAARESLDFLLSLRTDGLAHPRVLADCGGALALFLSGRLAMTVAGSEYMPQIRNAQFPIGIAPVPGKNGPVSRQSDDVLVVFAKHAHAKRAAIASLLDFLTGPAVQDQEAFQNGSAPTRKSLMKDAPLPEGIDAAYNLSRNTPLVSAWSAIAFELDAGLGRCLAP; translated from the coding sequence TTGGCCACGGGAAGAGAACAGTACAGCTCATGGTTTCCGCTGTGCGCGGTGTTGCTGCTCCTTGCCGGTTGTTTTTCCGCCCCGCCGCCCCTCCCGCCTCATGAGGCCCTTGCAAGGACTGCCCAGCGCATTCAACAAATCCTCGATGAGGAACGAAAACTCCTCTCCGATCCGGTGCGTTTTCCGGAAAGCGCCGCGAATCCCCATGAGACCGCTTTCTGGTACTGTTCGCATCCCCTGATATCGCATGCGCTTCTGGCGCATCCCGAACGGGTCGCGGCTTTCCGCTCCGCGCATCCGGCCTGTAAATTCGACCTCCAGTATATTGGCGACTGGTCTGTGGCGATCCAAAAATTGACCGTGGCGATTGCGGCCGGCGACGTGCCCGACGTGGCGCTGGTGAAACGCGGATGGTTCGCACGGTTGGCCGACAGCGGCTGGGCGGCCCCACTCGACGATCTCTTGCCGCGTGAATTGATCGACGATTTCCGACCCGTCGCGATCGATTCGCTCAAACGCAATGGGCGCCTGTATGCCCTTCCAGCCGATGGTTTCTGCTCCGTGCTCTTTTACAACAAAGAGAAACTCGGCCCGCCTTGCCCGCCATCCACTCCCGGCCACCAGCCCCCACCCATCACCCCGTCCACTTGGAACGATCTCCGCCAGCGGGCCCGCGAACTTTCAAAGCCCGGTGAAGATCCTCAAAAGACGGTCTACGCTCTCGGCCATCTTCCGTATCTTGAAACGATCTGGTCGGCCGGCGGCGATATCTGCGACGAGACCCGGTGTCTCCTGGATTCGGAGGCCGCGCGCGAATCGCTCGATTTTCTCCTCTCATTGCGGACGGACGGTCTTGCCCACCCCCGCGTCCTTGCCGATTGCGGCGGCGCGTTGGCCCTCTTTCTCTCCGGACGCCTCGCCATGACCGTCGCCGGCAGCGAATACATGCCTCAAATCCGCAACGCCCAGTTTCCCATCGGCATCGCGCCCGTTCCCGGCAAGAACGGCCCGGTCTCCCGGCAAAGCGACGATGTCTTGGTCGTCTTTGCCAAACACGCCCACGCCAAACGCGCTGCGATCGCTTCCCTGCTTGATTTCCTCACCGGCCCTGCCGTTCAGGATCAAGAGGCGTTTCAGAACGGTTCCGCGCCCACACGAAAAAGTCTTATGAAAGATGCCCCGCTTCCCGAAGGAATTGACGCGGCCTATAATCTTTCCCGCAACACGCCCCTGGTTTCCGCATGGTCCGCCATCGCCTTCGAACTCGACGCCGGCCTTGGCCGATGCCTTGCCCCATGA
- a CDS encoding DUF1844 domain-containing protein produces the protein MPDDNGPKIIIDEDWKARAQREKEEASRKAAEQTGESVGEQKAEPDPVSFPGLVNMFSMQGLIALGILVPRDAKEVMVDLDEAKYIIDMLMMLRDKTKGNLTPEEQGLLTESLAQLQQAYVLRAQQLQESAMREAGFGGQPMGGSGFAPVSM, from the coding sequence ATGCCGGATGACAACGGCCCCAAAATCATCATTGACGAGGACTGGAAAGCCCGCGCCCAGCGCGAAAAGGAAGAGGCTTCCCGGAAGGCAGCGGAACAAACCGGAGAATCCGTCGGCGAACAGAAAGCCGAGCCCGATCCCGTGTCGTTTCCGGGATTGGTCAATATGTTTTCCATGCAGGGCTTGATTGCCCTGGGCATCCTTGTCCCGCGAGACGCCAAGGAAGTCATGGTCGATCTCGACGAAGCCAAATACATCATTGATATGCTGATGATGCTGCGCGACAAAACGAAGGGCAATCTGACGCCGGAAGAGCAGGGTTTGCTGACGGAAAGCCTAGCCCAGTTGCAGCAGGCCTATGTGTTGCGCGCGCAGCAACTACAGGAATCCGCGATGCGCGAGGCGGGCTTCGGCGGCCAGCCCATGGGCGGATCGGGATTCGCTCCCGTTTCCATGTGA